GGCTGCGGCACCTGCTCCGGGACCTCCCGCCGCCCGCGGCACGGTGGTTGACCGCCGGGCCCCCGGGCCGCCCGGCCGGCCCGGTCCTCGTCGAGGCGCTGAGCGGCCGGGAGCGGGAGGTCCTGGCGTACGCGGCCCGGATGATGTCCAACGAGGAGATCGCCGCCGCGCTGCACCTGTCGGTCAACACCGTCAAGACGCACCTGCGCAGCGTCTACCGCAAACTCGGCACGTCCCGCCGCCGGGACGCCGTCGAGCGCTGCCGCGAGCTGCACCTCCTGTGACCCGGAGCCCTGGTCCCCGCCGGTTTCCCCGCCGGGTCATCCCCTGCGGGTGATGCCGTCCCGCCGCGCCGCGGACAGCATGCGAGACGACGGTTTCCAGCGGCGCGAGGGGCGGTGTGGGCATGCGTTACGAGTTCCGCGTGACCGGCCTCGTCTCCCCCGCCCTGGCCGAGGCGTTCCCGGAGCTGGAGCGGGAGCCCGTACCGCAGCAGACGCTGTTCCACGGCGCGGTGACGGACGAGGCGCACCTGTTCGGACTGCTCACCCGGTTCCAGGACCTCGGCCTGTGCATCGAGGAAATGCGCCGCCTTCCGGAGTGAGGAGACACGCCATGAGTTCGCCCCGCCCCCTGCGCTACACGGGCGCGACCGTGCTGCTGGTACTGGCTGTGCTCCTGGCCCCTCTCGCCACCGTCTCGACCTGGGTGAGCAGTCAGATCTCCGACTCCAGCAGGTATGTGCAGACCGTCGCGCCGCTGGCCACCGAGCCCTCCGTGCAGGACGCGGTGACCGACCGGCTGACCAACCGGGTGGTCGGCCAGGTCGACGTCCAGGGGATCACCAACTCGCTCGCCGCCACCCTCAAGAAGGCCGGCGCCCCGCCCCTTGTGGTCGAGCACACCCCGGAGCTGGCCGGCCCCCTGAAGGACGCGCTCACCAAGACCGTGCACAAGGTGGTGTCGAAGGTGGTGACCAGCGACCAGTTCTCCCAGCTGTGGGACGTCGCCAACCGCCAGGCGCACGCCGCGGTGGTGAAGGTCCTCACCGGCGAGGGGAACAGCGCGGTCCAGGCCCGGGGCAACACCGTCGTCCTGGACATCGGCACCGTCGTCGACAACGTCAAACAGCACCTGGTGGACGCGGGGTTCAAGAAGGCGTCGGCGATCCCGCAGCCCGACCGGACGATCACGCTGCTGAAGACCGACAAGCTCCAGCAGGCGCAGACACTGATGCGGCTGCTCAACGTCCTCGGTGTCTGGCTGCCCGTCCTGGCGCTGGTGTGCGCCGCCCTCGGCATCTGGGTGGCGCCCGCGCACCGGGTGGCGCTGCTGGCCACCGCGATCGGCACCGGGGTGATGATGGCCGTGCTGCTCATCGCGCTCGTCGTGCTGCGCGGCGTCTACCTGGACTCCGTCCCGCCCAGCGCGCTGCCGGAGAACGCGGCCGCCGCCGTCTTCGACACCCTGGTGCGCTTCCTGCGCCAGAGCGCCTGGACGGTGCTGCTCGTCTCGGTGATCACGGCGCTGGCGGCCGCCCTGTACGGCCCGAGTCGCGCCGCCCGCGCGGTGCGCTCCGGGACGACCCGGGGCACCGGTTCCGTCGGCCGGGCGGCGGCCCGCCGGGGGATGCGCACCGGCACCATGGGCCGGTGGCTGGACACCCACCGCGGCTGGACCACCGGTGTCGTCATCGCCGGCGGCGCGCTGGCCCTGATCCTGTGGAACTACCCCACTCCCGGGGCGGTGGCGCTCGTCCTCGGTCTGGTCCTCCTCGTGCTGGCGCTGCTCGGCGTGCTCGCCGCGGCCGGCGGCCCACCGGTACGCACCCCGCCCGGCCCTGACCGGCCGCGCGGCGAGTCGCCAGGACCGGACTGACAGCGCCGCCGATCCGCGGGCAGTCGGCTCACCGATCGCGGGGTTCGCCGGGCCATTGGTACGGTCGGGTACCGACTTCGCCGACCGTAAGGGCGTGGACCGATGCCTGTGGACGCCCTGGACGCCAAGATCCTCCGCCTGCTGCTGGAGCAGCCGCGCACCAGTGTGCGGGAGTACGCGCGGGTGCTCGGGGTCGCCCGGGGCACCGTGCAGGCCCGGCTGGACCGGCTCGAACGGGACGGTGTGATCACCGCGTACAGTCCGCTGCTCTCCCCCGCCGCGCTCGGCCACCCCGTGCTCGCCTTCGTGCACATCGAGGTGACCCAGGGCCGTCTGGAGGAGGTGGCCGAGGCGCTGGCGGAGGTGCCGCAGATCATCGAGGCGTTCTCGACGACCGGCGGCGGGGACCTGCTGACCCGGGTGGTGGCCCGGGACCCGGCGCACCTGGAGGACGTGATCCAGCGGCTGATCAGCCTGCCGGGCGTGGTCCGTACGCGGACGGAGATGGCGCTGCGCGAGCGGGTGCCGCACCGGATGCTGCCGCTGGTGGAGGCGGTGGGCCGGGCGGCGAAGCCACGCTGAGCCGGGCGGGCCGCCGGGGAGCCGTACCGGAGCGCGGCTTGGCATGCTGGACGGCATGAACGCCTCCCCCGCCTCCCGGGTCCCGCCCACTCCGGTGATCTTCGATCTCGACGGCACGCTGGTGGACAGTGAGCCGAACTACTACGAGGCGGGCCGCCGGCTGCTGGCCGGCTACGGCGTGGCCGACTTCAGCTGGGAGCACCACACCCGCTTCATCGGCATCGGCACCCGGGAGACCCTGGAGATCCTGCGCCGCGAGTTCGGTCTCGACGCGCCGGTCGAGGAGCTGCTGGCCGGGAAGAACCGCGTCTATCTGGAGCTGGCCCGGGCGCACACCGAGGTCTTCCCCGAGATGCGGGCGCTGGTGGAGCAGCTGGCGGCGGCCGGGCATCCGATGGCGGTGGCGTCGGGGTCCTCGCGGGCCGCGATCGAGGCGGTGCTGGCCGGCACGGGGCTGGACGCGCTGCTGACGACCGTGGTCTCGGCCGAGGAGGTGGCGCACGGCAAGCCGGCGCCGGACGTGTTCCTGGAGGCGGCGCGGCGGCTGGGTGTCGACCCCGCCGCCTGTGTGGTGCTGGAGGACGCGGCGCCCGGTGCCCTCGCGGCGCACCGGGCGGGCATGCGGTGCATCGCCGTGCCGTACGTGGCCGGCACGGCCGGGGATCCGGCGTTCGCGCACGCCGGGCTGCTGTTCAGGGACGGCCAGCGGGAGTTCACGGCCCGGGCCGCGTACGCGTGGCTGGGACGGCCGGTCCGGTCCTCCTGAGGGCGCCCCGCGGGCCGATGACCGCCGGGGCGGTCATCGGCCCGGCCGCCACCCGGAACCGGGTGGCGGCGGCCGTCACTTCAGGCCGAGCGACGCGCAGGCGGAGGCGAGGTCGCCGGCGCAGAGGAGGTCGGTGCGGACCACGCCGTCGCGTACGACGGTGTCGTTCACATTCTTCTTGGTGACGATCTGAGCCTTGAACAGCCGGGCCGGGATACCGGACTTGCTGCTGTTACCGGCGGTAGTAGTCGTCAGCCCGTTGATGCTCTTCCCGCGCAGCAGCCGGAAGGCGATTTCTGCGGCGGTTTCGGCCTCCGGCCGGACTTCCTTGTAAATGGTGAAGGACTGCGTGCCGGCTATGACCCGCTGCAGCGCGGGGAGTTCGGCGTCCTGGCCGCCGAGCGGCACATTCTTGAGGCCCGCCGCCTTCAGCGCCTCGGCGATACCGCCGGCCATGCCGTCGTTGGCGGAGTACACCGCGTCAAATCCTTGCGGGCCACGGGAGTTGATGACATCCGTCATCTTCTTCTTGGCGATCGCCGCGTCCCAGTCGGGGATGTCCTTCTCGTAGACGACCTTGTGAACCTTGCCGTCCAGGACGTCATGGGCGCCCTTCTTGTAGGACGGCGCATTCGGGTCGGTGGGCGAGCCGTTCATCATGACGACGTCGGCGGCGGCCGCCCGGGAGCCGAGCGCGTCGAGCAGGCCCTGGCCCTGCAGCCGGCCGATCTTCTCGTTGTCGTAGGAGACGTACGCCGCGACGTCACCCTCGGCGAGCCGGTCGTACGCGACGACCTGGACGCCCTTCTTGGCGGCCGAGTCCACCCAGCTCTTGGCCGCCTGCGCGTCGACCGGGTCAAGAATGATGACCTTTACACCCTTCTTCACGAGGGCGTCGAACTGTCTTTTCTGCGTATCGACTTGCTGCTCGGCATTGCCGTAATCGACCTTGCATTCGAGGCACAGCGAGGCTATCCGCGAGGAAATGATGCGGTGGTCGAACTTCTCATAGCGGGCCGCTTTGTTCTCCGGGAGAAGCAGACCTATGGCGTCCTTGCCGGCGCCGGCTTCCTGTTGATCTTTCCCACAGGCCGCCAAGGGCGCCGCGAGCGAAAGCGCCATTGCACTGACGAGCGCGCGCCGCATTATTGCATTCATTTTTTCGGTACCTCCCATGGGGCCGCCTGACCCGGCCCAGAACTGTCGCAGTGAACGTCACGTTCCGCCTGATCGTCAAGAATCGAAGCAATAACGATACGAAAGCGAGCCGCAAGTTGAGTCTCTGAACGGCGTTCACCCACCGGGCTTTCCGGATCGTTCGCTTTGTCGGCGAATTGGCCTTGCTCGCCACGGATGCACCGTTCGACCACTCCTGCGCACTTGCCCGGGGCGCCGCCGCTCCGCCCAGGACCGTCGGACAGGCCCTCAGGGCCCGATGGTCCGCGCGATGTCCAGCGTCAGCCGCTGCCACGGGTCGCGCGGGTCGCGGTGGGTGAGTGCGGCGACGCGGCGCAGGCGGTAGCGCAGGGACTGGGGGTGCAGGCCGAGCGTGCGGGCGGCAGCGGTCGCGGAGCCGGCGTCGAGGTAGGCAGTGAGCGCCTCCAGCAGGTGCCGCCGGCCGGGGTGGACCAGGGGGCCGAGCAGCAGGCGGCTGATCCGGTCGGGGGTGGTGGCCGGGCGACCCGCGAGCAGCGCCAGGACGTGGGCGTCGCCGTCGGTCAGCAGCCGCGCGGGGTGGTGGGCGTGCGCGGGTGCGGTGTCCAGGGCGTCGGCGGCGAGGCGGTGCGCCACGGCGATCCGGTCCAGGGGCTCTTCGGAGACCGCGCAGCCGCGCAGGGCGCGTTCGCGCAGCGCCGCCGCGGCGGTACGGCCGGCCGCGGCGGGCAGCATCAGGACAAGGCGTGAGCCGCGCACCGTCGCCGTCGAGGTGACCTGCGCGTCGTCGGCGCGCGCGGTGAGCGTGGCGAGCAGTTCGGTGGCCGTCTCCCGGGTCACGCCGGGGCCGCCGTCCGGCTCCGCCGGCTCGGCCACCAACAGGCAGTAGGGATCCGGGAGTTGGACGCCCAGCCGGGCGGCACGGTCGGTCAGCGCCCCGACGGAGGCGTGCCGTCCGGCGATCAGGTCGTCGAGCAGCAGCCGCAGCGCCCGGTCCCGGTCCGCCGCGAGGTCCTCGCTGGTGGCGGTGTAGGCGGCGGCCATCTCCTCGGAGAGGGTGTCGAGGGTGGTCAGCGCCATCCGTGCGAGCGCGAAGGCGTCCGCCGCGTCCGGGGGTGGCGTACAGGCCGCGACCTCGTCCGTGAGGGCGGTGACCGCGACCCGGTAGGCCCGCAGGACCGCCTGCACCGGCCGGCCGTCCGCGGCCCGCGCCGCCGCGATACCGCGCAGCCGCCGAAGGTCCGCGGGGGTGAGCGCACCGTCGGTGGCCCACAGGTGCAGCATCCGCTCCAGCGCCCAGGCGGCGATGGCGCGCACCTCACGCAGCCGCTCGTCGTCGAGCGCGGCGTAGGCCGGAACCTGTGCGCGGACGGCGGCGACCAGCGCCGCGACGACCCTCGGGGCGGCGATCAGTTCCTGGCGGATGCGCTCCCGCCCCTCCCGGCCGCCTCCCCGTTCCTTCATCACAAGGTGATGATTCCACCCGCCGGTTGTGCGCAGCACGGTGGACGGAACTTGTCACTGTCGCCAGGATCGCGGTGAACCAGGCGGTCTCACGACGAGAGGCGGGACGTGCGGATGGCGAAGCACTGGGCGGACTTCCAGTACGAGATCTATCTGAACGGCATGACCGGCGCGGTGCCCCGGCTGCCGACCGATCTGACCCGGCTGGAACAGCTCACCGAGCAGCGTCTGGGCCCCGGCCCGGTCGGCTACGTGGCGGGCAGCGCGGGCACGGGCAGCACCGCCGACGCCAACCGGGCCGCGCTGGACCGGCTGCGGATCGTCCCGCGGATGCTCCGCGACGTGCAGCAGCGCGACCTCTCCGTCGAGGTGCTGGGCCGTTCGCTGCCCGCGCCGCTGGCACTCGCGCCGGTCGGCGTGCTGTCGATCATGCATCCGGAGGCGGAGCCGGCCGCCGCCCGGGCCGCCGCGGCGCAGGGCGTCCCCTACATCCTGTCGTCCGCCTCCAGCACGCCGATGGAGGAGGTCGCCGAGGCGATGGGCGACGGTGAGCGGTGGTTCCAGCTGTACTGGGCGAAGGACCGCGAGGTCACCCGGAGCTTCCTGAACAGGGCGAAGGCGGCGGGCTACGGCGCGCTGTTCGTCACGCTCGACACCCCGCTGCTCGCCTGGCGGCCGCGCGATCTCGACCAGGCGTACCTGCCGTTCCTGCACGGCGTGGGCACCGCCAACTACTTCACCGACCCCGCGTTCCGGGCGGGGCTGGCCAAGCCGGTCCACGAGGACCCGAACGCGGCCGTGCGGCACTTCGTGGGGATGTTCGCCGACCCCGCGAAAACCTGGCCCGACCTGGCGTTCCTGCGCGAGAACTGGGACGGCCCGATCGTGCTGAAGGGCATCCTGCACCCGGACGACGCGCTGCGCGCCGCGGAGGCCGGCGTGGACGGCGTGGTGGTGTCCAACCACGGCGGCCGCCAGGTCGCGGGATCGATCGCGGCCGCGGACGCGCTGCCGGGTGTGGTCGAGGCGGCCGGCGACCGGCTCACCGTCCTCTTCGACAGCGGCATCCGCACCGGCGACGACATCGTCAAGGCGCTGGCGCTGGGCGCGCGGTCGGTGCTGGTCGGACGCCCGTACGCGTACGGGCTCGGGCTGGACGGCCAGGCGGGCGTCGAGCACGTCATCCGCTGCCTGCTCGCCGAACTCGACCTCACCCTGGCCCTCTCCGGCCACTCCCGGCCGGCCACGCTGACCGCCGACGACCTGGCCCCCCGGCCCGCCTGACCGCCCCGCCGCTCCTCCATCCGGC
The sequence above is a segment of the Streptomyces lydicus genome. Coding sequences within it:
- a CDS encoding Lrp/AsnC family transcriptional regulator; its protein translation is MPVDALDAKILRLLLEQPRTSVREYARVLGVARGTVQARLDRLERDGVITAYSPLLSPAALGHPVLAFVHIEVTQGRLEEVAEALAEVPQIIEAFSTTGGGDLLTRVVARDPAHLEDVIQRLISLPGVVRTRTEMALRERVPHRMLPLVEAVGRAAKPR
- a CDS encoding HAD family hydrolase, with the protein product MNASPASRVPPTPVIFDLDGTLVDSEPNYYEAGRRLLAGYGVADFSWEHHTRFIGIGTRETLEILRREFGLDAPVEELLAGKNRVYLELARAHTEVFPEMRALVEQLAAAGHPMAVASGSSRAAIEAVLAGTGLDALLTTVVSAEEVAHGKPAPDVFLEAARRLGVDPAACVVLEDAAPGALAAHRAGMRCIAVPYVAGTAGDPAFAHAGLLFRDGQREFTARAAYAWLGRPVRSS
- a CDS encoding sugar ABC transporter substrate-binding protein translates to MNAIMRRALVSAMALSLAAPLAACGKDQQEAGAGKDAIGLLLPENKAARYEKFDHRIISSRIASLCLECKVDYGNAEQQVDTQKRQFDALVKKGVKVIILDPVDAQAAKSWVDSAAKKGVQVVAYDRLAEGDVAAYVSYDNEKIGRLQGQGLLDALGSRAAAADVVMMNGSPTDPNAPSYKKGAHDVLDGKVHKVVYEKDIPDWDAAIAKKKMTDVINSRGPQGFDAVYSANDGMAGGIAEALKAAGLKNVPLGGQDAELPALQRVIAGTQSFTIYKEVRPEAETAAEIAFRLLRGKSINGLTTTTAGNSSKSGIPARLFKAQIVTKKNVNDTVVRDGVVRTDLLCAGDLASACASLGLK
- a CDS encoding PucR family transcriptional regulator; amino-acid sequence: MKERGGGREGRERIRQELIAAPRVVAALVAAVRAQVPAYAALDDERLREVRAIAAWALERMLHLWATDGALTPADLRRLRGIAAARAADGRPVQAVLRAYRVAVTALTDEVAACTPPPDAADAFALARMALTTLDTLSEEMAAAYTATSEDLAADRDRALRLLLDDLIAGRHASVGALTDRAARLGVQLPDPYCLLVAEPAEPDGGPGVTRETATELLATLTARADDAQVTSTATVRGSRLVLMLPAAAGRTAAAALRERALRGCAVSEEPLDRIAVAHRLAADALDTAPAHAHHPARLLTDGDAHVLALLAGRPATTPDRISRLLLGPLVHPGRRHLLEALTAYLDAGSATAAARTLGLHPQSLRYRLRRVAALTHRDPRDPWQRLTLDIARTIGP
- a CDS encoding lactate 2-monooxygenase, whose amino-acid sequence is MAKHWADFQYEIYLNGMTGAVPRLPTDLTRLEQLTEQRLGPGPVGYVAGSAGTGSTADANRAALDRLRIVPRMLRDVQQRDLSVEVLGRSLPAPLALAPVGVLSIMHPEAEPAAARAAAAQGVPYILSSASSTPMEEVAEAMGDGERWFQLYWAKDREVTRSFLNRAKAAGYGALFVTLDTPLLAWRPRDLDQAYLPFLHGVGTANYFTDPAFRAGLAKPVHEDPNAAVRHFVGMFADPAKTWPDLAFLRENWDGPIVLKGILHPDDALRAAEAGVDGVVVSNHGGRQVAGSIAAADALPGVVEAAGDRLTVLFDSGIRTGDDIVKALALGARSVLVGRPYAYGLGLDGQAGVEHVIRCLLAELDLTLALSGHSRPATLTADDLAPRPA